From Camelina sativa cultivar DH55 chromosome 5, Cs, whole genome shotgun sequence:
TCCAATTTATCATATTAATCTTTGTCTTGTCTGCACATTATAATTATcttgtttgattgattaaaggatttttgattaagaaaacaagTATGGATGTTCGCATAACACATATAAGAAGAAAGAATTGAAACTGTATACTATAATCTAATAGGTCTAATTGACATGGTCATACTTGAACAACTacacatttgtaaaaaaatttaagattaattaagaatttttaaaatttcgtgatatatctatattaacatttttgaagtacattttgtgttctatcctttaagttatacttatttacaaatttatttacaaagttaatccctacaaaattacaaaaaataataactaaaatatggCAATTCAAATCGAGTATTGTCTATAAAATTTTTACATTCCTAAAGTATCTCTTCttaatttatttctattttcctaaatcaatttttgtttatacttgtacaatctttacatttaatATCATATTCCTAAATTGATATCTTAAATCGAGTATTATCTTTATAATATCTCCACTTCATTgctattttcttttatcaattaaaatattacaatcattgcttataaatagtttaaaatactatataatatggtgaTATGGCGGGACATGTTATAAGACTTGACGGATTTGaattaacattaatataaatttaaaatatcattaattcgatATCaaaatacgggttaaatcctcatttaattattttgtcaactttacaaatattataaatatcaaatcaaggtaatttaactaaattttgtaaaacaattaaatcattagaaaaattaTGTCTTAATCAGATAATAtcttgtggaaaaaaaaaaatcagataatatcttataaattatttattatgtatgttattatttatattaataatgaaCAATTCAAATACTACTTAActaaatataagaaacaaagagaagttaaaactatattatataaaaaaattattctgcgGTATACCacaggttaaaatctagtagaATActtaaattgttattttttccttGTGTACAAACTTTGCGGCATGTTGTGATATTATTTTAGTTAGCTAATCAAATCTTCTTTAAACATTTAAGattattttgaagaaagaaatagtaagtgaaattattattatttccagtatttgactaatttgtatcatttgtaattatgataaattattttCATGAATAGTGTAAATTGTTTCTACGAATAATGATTATAGGatgcaatttttttcttttaggataaGTATATATGACATccgaatatgtatatatatattttatgaatgaataattaaaatagtgaTTGTTAGTGGTTAGGGGAAGGGTGGATAAGACTAGAAAGATGTCAGTTTATCATATTAATATTGTCTTGTCTacacattattattatgttttttgattgattaaagtattttgattaagaaaacaaagtatGGATGTTCGCATAACACGTATAAGAAGAAATAATTGAAACTAGATACTATATAATCTAATAGGTCTAATTGACATTGTCATACTTAAACaactatatttataaaaattgtaagattaattaagaaattttaaagtttagtgATATATAGAATGCTTAaaagaacaaactttttttttttccttgtgtttgcgGCATGTTGTGAGATTATTTTAGTTAGCTAATAATCAAATCTTCTTTAAACATTTAAGActattttgaagaaagaaatagaaagtgaaattattattatttccagtaattaaataaaaaaggcaaaacaataaaaaagggtaaaaaaggAATTGGAGAATAATAAAGAGAAAGGCAAATAAATGTCCCATCtcattgatctttctttttctctctctctctttatcattttattttatttttctccttttcgaatcttttctctctctttctcaaaacgAGATTcttgatagaagaagaagaagggagaaggGAGAATCAGCCATGGCTTCACCAAGCAAACGCCGAGAGATGGATATGATGAAATTGTATGTTAATTTGTTCCACTTGATTGATtgaattctctctctctcgttttgttctgggtttatttattttattaatctgtTGAtgaagttcttcttcttcgtcgtcttcgtcaTCTTAATCTGGTTTATTGTttggatatatatgtataggaTGATGAGTGATTACAAGGTGGATACAATCAACGACGATTTGCAAATGTTCTATGTCACCTTCCATGGTCCCACTGACAGTAATTTCTCCCCCTTAttgatttgtttggtttgcTTAATTCAAACTTCAACTTCTCAGATTCATATGAACTTTAATTTGGGTTTCACATCATGGTGGCCATACATACTTGAATTTGGATCTTCATGTATAAGCAAACGATGAATCTTCTTTGAATATGAGGATACCCCAAGAGTTTGATTGgctcttttgttgttgtttgtactTGAAAAGGTCTATATCAGGGAGGTGTTTGGAAGATCAAAGTCGAACTTCCTGAAGCTTATCCTTACAAATCCCCATCTGTTGGATTTGTTAACAAGATTTATCACCCCAATGTCGATGAATCGTATGTCCCCCCCACATTTTACCCTTTTGTATATTTTGTCGAGATTGTGTTAAGTGTTTTTGTTGCCCTTCTCTTAAACTCACTCGTTTTCGTCTCTGTGTGTGTTGTGGCAGTTCCGGGGCAGTTTGCTTAGATGTAATAAACCAGACTTGGAGCCCAATGTTTggtaatttattttgtggtgttatCTTTCTCTTTGGATTGTCTCCATTATAAGTTCTTATGCTTCTTTTGGCAGATCTCATTAATGTTTTCGAGTCTTTCCTTCCCCAACTGCTTCTATATCCAAACCCATCTGATCCTTTTAATGGAGAAGCTGCTTCTCTCTTGATGCGTGACCGCGCTGCCTATGAGCTCAAAGTTAAAGGTATTGTCTACACTCTCTTTTCCCTGCTCTCTATTCATCAACACTCTCACTGACTGACATATTCCaatcttctttctccttttttgaAGAATACTGTGACAAGTACGCACAACCAGAAAAGGAGAATTCAagtgatgacgatgatgatgatgatgatgatagcaTGAGCGAAAATGGTTCCgactctgatgatgatgatgccaaCGAAATAGTTGGAAAAGCTGATCCATGATTGTTTTACTCAATTCAATCTTTCTCTGCACTTTTCATTAGTCTTTCTTCAACTTTAAAACCAGTATAATGCCATTGCCAAAGAGGAGAGAAACTTTCCTCTGTAAATTTGtaaagacttatatatatatattattctgtAGGAACattgaaatttcatttttaaaacagtacataaaaatgtaacattttGCAATCTCTCTCGTCAAGAACACATTAATCCTTCCGTATCTCGTTTTGTTTGTTATACCCTCCGAACTTTTTTTATACATTAACATCGAAAGATTCATATTGCGGACGAAAGGACTTACCCTCTAAAATGTACTATATAAACCTTTCGGTATTACGATCTAAAGAGCGCGACATAACAAGAAAGGGACCATATACCTACAGAATTATTTGATTACTAAGGTCAAAGATTCACTGCTAAATTGCTTTCAATGCCACATTTCAATCACATTGAATATAAGCAAAAGAGGCTTTAATCCTCTCAGGAACTAAGAACAAGTGTCCGTCTATAAATGGCTAGGCCGTCTTTTACCAGAATCTGTCCTCAACCTCTTCACCGGATTAGCCCATCCCACTGAATCTCCAGCCGCACCGCTGTTGTTTGGATGAGTGGGTTGGTTTGGCCAGCGCTGCTGTTGTGCTAGCCTTGTCTCCCTTGAAGCTCCACCTGACACAGGACTTCTGAGACCACGACCAATCATAGCTGGAGGTGGTGAGACCGGGCTGCTGGAGCCAGCAGTTCGGGTTTTCGGAGCAGACTTCTCACggtctttcctcttctttttgcAGATTACTAATTCCCCTGGATGAGCTAAAATTGGGGATTCATCAGTGTGGCTTGTTGTCCCCccaagttttgtttctttctgcgGTATCTGTACTCTGATCCTTGAGTTCTCACGTTGTTGAGGTCTCTGAGGAGAGCTTGGCTCGGCTTCTGCCTCGTTTACAAACTTTTGCCTCTTGCCTTGGCTAATGCCTGCTCCTCTTGGGGATGGTGTAGAAACCAAAGCTGGGGTTGGGCCAGAAAAGGAAAGAGCATTCCTTGCTTCCCGGAAATCTGTGTCTGGGAAAGACATCTTCAATAGATCAAAGAACAAATTGTGAACCTTCCTTGCTTCAGATCTCACCTGCAGAAAATTTCGATCACCTTTAAACCCATCTGGCTTGTACATCAAATCACAGAACTGAaggaattcaatttttttgcaaTGCAAAAATCAAACCTCGTGTGAAAATCCATAGAATTCCATTGCCCCCCTTAGCATTAACTGCACGTCAGATGCGAGTTCCATAACTCCTGCGTACTCTAGCCTTTCTACCCGGTGATCTATCTCTCGTAGTTCCAAAAGATTATTTACACCTCCAGCTGCATAACCATTCTGAATTCTCTTCCACAAATTTGTCAGCATAGGTACAATCTGCTGACCTTCCTTGTCGATTCTCCTTTGGAGCTTGCTAGTCACGTTTTTGCACTGCAAAGTCCAGGACCGAATAAGTTCAgatcaatgaaacaaaataagagaATACTGCGATGAAGTAAATGCCATTTGACAGAACATACCCGTTTCTGTATGATGTGGGACATTCTCGCACCAGCATTTGAAGAGCCAATAGGACTAGTTCCATCCCACGTTTCTCTGGAAGCTTCGACATTATCTTCTACGGAAAGCTGTGTGGCATTCAATCTACCAGATTTTGGTGACGATACATGCAGCTTGGAAGTATTAGCTACCTTCTTTGCAGGTAAACTCCTAAGTCTTGAGGATGAATCACTCTGATCTTGCCTTGAACCGTGCGAGTCAACAACTGTCCTCAACTTTGATCGATAGCTACGATCAACTTGCAGTGACTGAGCTACAGGCATCTCATTACCGTCTACTCTTTCTGCCGCTTGACGGGGTCTTAGACGAATACTCCGTTTCCGTTTTATCGTAGGTTGCAAAACCTGTTCTTCATCCCCTTCATCGCGGTCATGGGCCCAACTTCCTGATCGTTGGAGATCTATGTGAGAATCCCCTGATGCTGCTATTTCCCCCTCTTCTAGGTCATCCAGCTGTCAACATAATGAAAGAAGCAAACAttacacaaacaacaaagaagaagaaagaagcaagcattacacaaacaacaaagaaaaagagagacctGCAAGAGAAAGATCAGATACCTACCAGTCTTTTTGAGACAGAACCTGGCCTAGTGTCTAATGCAGACAAAGAGCCAAACTTTTGTGAAGAAACAGGAGATGCCATCTCTTTTGATCTATGGCTCTCTGGAGAAGATCCTGAAGAACCGGCTTCATCACGTGgaggattttttttataactaccAGAGCCAGGAGGATAATCATAACCACAGACGGGGTTGTCTCCATCAGATTCTCCCTTCTTGGTTTGGTGATCACCAAGAGCGCCAGTAAGTTCATCGTCATCAAATTGCCGAATGTCTCCCTCTTCTTCATTCCCAGAATCAATGTTCCTTTCCTCAGAGCTTTCCTCAGAGTAACCTGCAATGTCATCTTCAATTTCCTTGTAGTTAATCTTTTTGCTCTTGGGCCGCCCCCTTTTTCTCTCACCTCCCGGTCCACCAGGTTGCACAATCAGATTACTGCTAGACAACATGTTCTTTGACGGTTTTTTGGACAAATCAGAAACAGCAGCATTCACCTCTTTGGTACTAGCTCGAAGCCATTTAGGAACCTGCTCATGATTCGTCATCTCCTCCGTCCAGTCAAATTCTTCATCCATCTGATCAAATAACTCAACTTCCTCCTCGCTCCTAGCAATCATCCTGTTCACCTCATGCAGAGAAGGCACATCATGGACAGTTTCTTGATATCTCTCTTCGTCGTGCAACAAAGTCTCCAATGTCATTCGTCGCTCTTCATGAGTCGTCCTTTGGTCAAAACGCCCAGCATTAATGACCTCATCAGCCATGTCAATCTTATACTGTTGAATATTATTCCTTATGAGACCCTCAATAGAACCTATATATCGGTCCTTCCCAGCCATGTCATCCTCTAGGTCAACTGAACCACCAGTTCTAAGCTCGTCCTCCTTCTGGTGGCTGGAAAGTTTTTCAACAACTGCCTCCATATAAATCACTTTTACTTCCCTTGTCTGCCCTATACGATGTGCTCTGGCAACTGCTTGTTCCTCATTTTTGGGATTTGGATCCGGATCATATATCACAACTGTGTCAGCAGTCTGAAGGTTGAGACCCCGTCCAGCAGCACGTATACTAAGCAAGAAGATAAAGCAATCCGTATCAGGATCATTAAAGTCCACAATAGCTGATTCTCGATCTTCTAGGCTGGTAGTTCCATCTATTCTTCTGTATACAAGCCTTCTCCATTGCAAATACTCTTCCAAGATATCAAGGAGTTTAGTCATTGTACTGAAGAGCAATACACGATGTCCTGTCCTCTGTAGCTTTATAAGGATTCTATCCAGAATCCACAATTTTCCACATGACCTTACAAGAAAATCTTTGGAAAAGTCGTTGAAATATGGATAATTGAGCAAAGGATGATTGCAGGCTTTCCTCAACTCCATGCACCTATTATTTAAAGTTCTATATATCTTGGCTTGGTATATTGGATTCTTCTGAGCCCTAAGTTTCTCGTCGTCTGGATCAACTCTAAGAGTTCCAGTCGCTTTGATCCAATCATAAACGGCACTCTGAATAGCAGACATTCTACATCTTAAGACTACAGAAACCTGCAACCCAAAAGCATAATCAGAAGAATCATCTAGATGGAAAATAAGGGCAGAGATATAAGATAGATCCTACCTTAGCAGGAAGTGAACCTTCCACATCCTCAACACGGCGTCTGAGCATGAATGGCTCTAAAATTTGATGAAGTCTGTGAATGACTATGACTTTTTTTTCAGTCTCCAGCCAGTCATCCTCTATATTATGCGCAGGACCTTCTCTTTGAAAGGGTTGCGCAAACCAATCATGAAATGCTTTTCGATTGTCAAAGACATCAGGAAGGAGAAGGTTCAATAGGGACCAGAGCTCTTTCAGATCGTTCTACAAGATTTGATAAAAGCAAGATAAGAATAGTCGCATAATAATCACGGCTTATAGAATTTTGGTTTCCATTTGTTAGGTGTCATTGATTTTTACTCAAGTGGCTATACTGTTACCAACCTGTAAAGGTGTTCCAGTGAGAAGTAATCTCCTCTGGCAGCGATACCGGTCAAGATCTCGGGCCAAAACAGATTCTCTGTCCTTCATCCGTTGTGCTtcatcaataataatatatttccaGTCAACTTTTGAGAGTTTTGCNNNNNNNNNNNNNNNNNNNNNNNNNNNNNNNNNNNNNNNNNNNNNNNNNNNNNNNNNNNNNNNNNNNNNNNNNNNNNNNNNNNNNNNNNNNNNNNNNNNNNNNNNNNNNNNNNNNNNNNNNNNNNNNNNNNNNNNNNNNNNNNNNNNNNNNNNNNNNNNNNNNNNNNNNNNNNNNNNNNNNNNNNNNNNNNNNNNNNNNNNNNNNNNNNNNNNNNNNNNNNNNNNNNNNNNNNNNNNNNNNNNNNNNNNNNNNNNNNNNNNNNNNNNNNNNNNNNNNNNNNNNNNNNNNNNNNNNNNNNNNNNNNNNNNNNNNNNNNNNNNNNNNNNNNNNNNNNNNNNNNNNNNNNNNNNNNNNNNNNNNNNNNNNNNNNNNNNNNNNNNNNNNNNNNNNNNNNNNNNNNNNNNNNNNNNNNNNNNNNNNNNNNNNNNNNNNNNNNNNNNNNNNNNNNNNNNNNNNNNNNNNNNNNNNNNNNNNNNNNNNNNNNNNNNNNNNNNNNNNNNNNNNNNNNNNNNNNNNNNNNNNNNNNNNNNNNNNNNNNNNNNNNNNNNNNNNNNNNNNNNNNNNNNNNNNNNNNNNNNNNNNNNNNNNNNNNNNNNNNNNNNNNNNNNNNNNNNNNNNNNNNNNNNNNNNNNNNNNNNNNNNNNNNNNNNNNNNNNNNNNNNNNNNNNNNNNNNNNNNNNNNNNNNNNNNNNNNNNNNNNNNNNNNNNNNNNNNNNNNNNNNNNNNNNNNNNNNNNNNNNNNNNNNNNNNNNNNNNNNNNNNNNNNNNNNNNNNNNNNNNNNNNNNNNNNNNNNNNNNNNNNNNNNNNNNNNNNNNNNNNNNNNNNNNNNNNNNNNNNNNNNNNNNNNNNNNNNNNNNNNNNNNNNNNNNNNNNNNNNNNNNNNNNNNNNNNNNNNNNNNNNNNNNNNNNNNNNNNNNNNNNNNNNNNNNNNNNNNNNNNNNNNNNNNNNNNNNNNNNNNNNNNNNNNNNNNNNNNNNNNNNNNNNNNNNNNNNNNNNNNNNNNNNNNNNNNNNNNNNNNNNNNNNNNNNNNNNNNNNNNNNNNNNNNNNNNNNNNNNNNNNNNNNNNNNNNNNNNNNNNNNNNNNNNNNNNNNNNNNNNNNNNNNNNNNNNNNNNNNNNNNNNNNNNNNNNNNNNNNNNNNNNNNNNNNNNNNNNNNNNNNNNNNNNNNNNNNNNNNNNNNNNNNNNNNNNNNNNNNNNNNNNNNNNNNNNNNNNNNNNNNNNNNNNNNNNNNNNNNNNNNNNNNNNNNNNNNNNNNNNNNNNNNNNNNNNNNNNNNNNNNNNNNNNNNNNNNNNNNNNNNNNNNNNNNNNNNNNNNNNNNNNNNNNNNNNNNNNNNNNNNNNNNNNNNNNNNNNNNNNNNNNNNNNNNNNNNNNNNNNNNNNNNNNNNNNNNNNNNNNNNNNNNNNNNNNNNNNNNNNNNNNNNNNNNNNNNNNNNNNNNNNNNNNNNNNNNNNNNNNNNNNNNNNNNNNNNNNNNNNNNNNNNNNNNNNNNNNNNNNNNNNNNNNNNNNNNNNNNNNNNNNNNNNNNNNNNNNNNNNNNNNNNNNNNNNNNNNNNNNNNNNNNNNNNNNNNNNNNNNNNNNNNNNNNNNNNNNNNNNNNNNNNNNNNNNNNNNNNNNNNNNNNNNNNNNNNNNNNNNNNNNNNNNNNNNNNNNNNNNNNNNNNNNNNNNNNNNNNNNNNNNNNNNNNNNNNNNNNNNNNNNNNNNNNNNNNNNNNNNNNNNNNNNNNNNNNNNNNNNNNNNNNNNNNNNNNNNNNNNNNNNNNNNNNNNNNNNNNNNNNNNNNNNNNNNNNNNNNNNNNNNNNNNNNNNNNNNNNNNNNNNNNNNNNNNNNNNNNNNNNNNNNNNNNNNNNNNNNNNNNNNNNNNNNNNNNNNNNNNNNNNNNNNNNNNNNNNNNNNNNNNNNNNNNNNNNNNNNNNNNNNNNNNNNNNNNNNNNNNNNNNNNNNNNNNNNNNNNNNNNNNNNNNNNNNNNNNNNNNNNNNNNNNNNNNNNNNNNNNNNNNNNNNNNNNNNNNNNNNNNNNNNNNNNNNNNNNNNNNNNNNNNNNNNNNNNNNNNNNNNNNNNNNNNNNNNNNNNNNNNNNNNNNNNNNNNNNNNNNNNNNNNNNNNNNNNNNNNNNNNNNNNNNNNNNNNNNNNNNNNNNNNNNNNNNNNNNNNNNNNNNNNNNNNNNNNNNNNNNNNNNNNNNNNNNNNNNNNNNNNNNNNNNNNNNNNNNNNNNNNNNNNNNNNNNNNNNNNNNNNNNNNNNNNNNNNNNNNNNNNNNNNNNNNNNNNNNNNNNNNNNNNNNNNNNNNNNNNNNNNNNNNNNNNNNNNNNNNNNNNNNNNNNNNNNNNNNNNNNNNNNNNNNNNNNNNNNNNNNNNNNNNNNNNNNNNNNNNNNNNNNNNNNNNNNNNNNNNNNNNNNNNNNNNNNNNNNNNNNNNNNNNNNNNNNNNNNNNNNNNNNNNNNNNNNNNNNNNNNNNNNNNNNNNNNNNNNNNNNNNNNNNNNNNNNNNNNNNNNNNNNNNNNNNNNNNNNNNNNNNNNNNNNNNNNNNNNNNNNNNNNNNNNNNNNNNNNNNNNNNNNNNNNNNNNNNNNNNNNNNNNNNNNNNNNNNNNNNNNNNNNNNNNNNNNNNNNNNNNNNNNNNNNNNNNNNNNNNNNNNNNNNNNNNNNNNNNNNNNNNNNNNNNNNNNNNNNNNNNNNNNNNNNNNNNNNNNNNNNNNNNNNNNNNNNNNNNNNNNNNNNNNNNNNNNNNNNNNNNNNNNNNNNNNNNNNNNNNNNNNNNNNNNNNNNNNNNNNNNNNNNNNNNNNNNNNNNNNNNNNNNNNN
This genomic window contains:
- the LOC104784714 gene encoding ubiquitin-conjugating enzyme E2 6, coding for MASPSKRREMDMMKLMMSDYKVDTINDDLQMFYVTFHGPTDSLYQGGVWKIKVELPEAYPYKSPSVGFVNKIYHPNVDESSGAVCLDVINQTWSPMFDLINVFESFLPQLLLYPNPSDPFNGEAASLLMRDRAAYELKVKEYCDKYAQPEKENSSDDDDDDDDDSMSENGSDSDDDDANEIVGKADP
- the LOC104784715 gene encoding ATP-dependent helicase BRM, producing MKDRESVLARDLDRYRCQRRLLLTGTPLQNDLKELWSLLNLLLPDVFDNRKAFHDWFAQPFQREGPAHNIEDDWLETEKKVIVIHRLHQILEPFMLRRRVEDVEGSLPAKVSVVLRCRMSAIQSAVYDWIKATGTLRVDPDDEKLRAQKNPIYQAKIYRTLNNRCMELRKACNHPLLNYPYFNDFSKDFLVRSCGKLWILDRILIKLQRTGHRVLLFSTMTKLLDILEEYLQWRRLVYRRIDGTTSLEDRESAIVDFNDPDTDCFIFLLSIRAAGRGLNLQTADTVVIYDPDPNPKNEEQAVARAHRIGQTREVKVIYMEAVVEKLSSHQKEDELRTGGSVDLEDDMAGKDRYIGSIEGLIRNNIQQYKIDMADEVINAGRFDQRTTHEERRMTLETLLHDEERYQETVHDVPSLHEVNRMIARSEEEVELFDQMDEEFDWTEEMTNHEQVPKWLRASTKEVNAAVSDLSKKPSKNMLSSSNLIVQPGGPGGERKRGRPKSKKINYKEIEDDIAGYSEESSEERNIDSGNEEEGDIRQFDDDELTGALGDHQTKKGESDGDNPVCGYDYPPGSGSYKKNPPRDEAGSSGSSPESHRSKEMASPVSSQKFGSLSALDTRPGSVSKRLLDDLEEGEIAASGDSHIDLQRSGSWAHDRDEGDEEQVLQPTIKRKRSIRLRPRQAAERVDGNEMPVAQSLQVDRSYRSKLRTVVDSHGSRQDQSDSSSRLRSLPAKKVANTSKLHVSSPKSGRLNATQLSVEDNVEASRETWDGTSPIGSSNAGARMSHIIQKRCKNVTSKLQRRIDKEGQQIVPMLTNLWKRIQNGYAAGGVNNLLELREIDHRVERLEYAGVMELASDVQLMLRGAMEFYGFSHEVRSEARKVHNLFFDLLKMSFPDTDFREARNALSFSGPTPALVSTPSPRGAGISQGKRQKFVNEAEAEPSSPQRPQQRENSRIRVQIPQKETKLGGTTSHTDESPILAHPGELVICKKKRKDREKSAPKTRTAGSSSPVSPPPAMIGRGLRSPVSGGASRETRLAQQQRWPNQPTHPNNSGAAGDSVGWANPVKRLRTDSGKRRPSHL